A DNA window from Streptomyces sp. B21-083 contains the following coding sequences:
- a CDS encoding IS630 family transposase — MTSATGASVPRRGPKLEPLLLSDDERAVLERWMRRATSAQALALRARIVLACAGPEVPPIVAVARDLRVTADTVRKWRRRFLAERLDGLGDEPRPGRPPTISVDQVEEVVVTTLEQLPKNATHWSRKSMAQHSGLSKSTVGRIWRQFQLKPHLADTFKLSTDPLFIEKVYDVVGLYFNPPEGAVVLSVDEKSQIQALDRSQPVLPIMPGMPERRTHDYVRNGLTTLFAAFNVATGEVITSLHRRHRAVEFKKFLIRIDKEVPAHLQIHLIVDNYGTHKTPAIKAWLAKHPRFELHFTPTGSSWINQVERWFGYLAHQMIRRGAHKNIQALEADIRAWVKDWNEDPKPFIWTKTAEEILDSLARLCRRISGAGY; from the coding sequence ATGACTTCTGCTACTGGTGCGTCAGTTCCTCGTCGTGGCCCAAAGCTTGAACCGTTGCTGCTGTCTGATGACGAGCGGGCGGTGTTGGAGCGGTGGATGCGTCGGGCGACATCTGCCCAGGCGCTGGCCCTGCGGGCGCGGATTGTGCTGGCGTGCGCGGGGCCGGAAGTGCCGCCGATTGTCGCGGTCGCCCGGGATCTGCGGGTGACCGCGGACACGGTCCGCAAATGGCGGCGACGCTTCCTTGCCGAGCGGCTGGACGGTCTGGGCGATGAGCCGAGGCCGGGCCGGCCGCCCACCATCAGCGTCGATCAGGTGGAAGAGGTCGTGGTCACCACGCTGGAACAACTGCCGAAGAACGCCACCCACTGGTCCAGGAAATCGATGGCGCAACACAGTGGTCTGTCGAAGTCCACGGTCGGCCGGATCTGGCGGCAGTTCCAGCTCAAGCCGCACCTGGCCGACACCTTCAAGCTGTCGACGGACCCGTTGTTCATCGAGAAGGTCTACGACGTCGTCGGCCTCTATTTCAACCCGCCCGAGGGCGCGGTGGTGCTCTCGGTGGACGAGAAGTCGCAGATCCAGGCCCTGGACCGCTCCCAGCCCGTTCTGCCGATAATGCCGGGCATGCCCGAGCGGCGCACCCACGACTACGTCCGCAACGGCCTCACCACCTTGTTCGCCGCCTTCAATGTCGCCACCGGTGAAGTCATCACGTCCCTGCACCGTCGGCACCGGGCCGTGGAGTTCAAGAAGTTCCTGATCCGCATCGACAAGGAGGTGCCCGCACACTTGCAGATCCACTTGATCGTGGACAACTACGGCACCCACAAGACTCCGGCAATCAAGGCATGGCTGGCTAAACACCCGCGGTTCGAGCTGCACTTCACCCCGACGGGATCCTCCTGGATCAACCAGGTCGAGCGGTGGTTCGGCTACCTCGCCCACCAGATGATCCGCCGCGGCGCACACAAGAACATCCAGGCCCTCGAAGCCGACATCCGCGCCTGGGTCAAGGACTGGAACGAAGACCCAAAGCCGTTCATCTGGACCAAGACCGCCGAAGAAATCCTCGACTCCCTCGCCCGCCTCTGCCGACGGATCTCTGGCGCAGGATACTAG
- a CDS encoding bifunctional helix-turn-helix transcriptional regulator/GNAT family N-acetyltransferase, giving the protein MTVQDIRSFNRFYTNAIGALDYSTHLYAPYTLTEARVLYELAHSARTDAADLRAELSLDAGYLSRILNKFEQDGLIERAPSERDPRRRRVTLTGAGRETAGLLNERSTEAISSLLAGVPAADRPRLAEALHTVRSLLSDSRPPRREDVLLREPDPGDLGWIVQRNAALYAAEYGFNTDYEGLVARIVADFAEDHDPHLERVWIAELDGRPVGCVMCVRDEAPGTARLRLLLVEPEARRLGIGDRLVAAVVGFAREVGYRDLVLWTNEVLGAARRIYQRHGFVLASEKPHRSFGRDLVGQDWRLDLHATTEKWSDG; this is encoded by the coding sequence ATGACCGTCCAGGACATCCGTTCCTTCAACCGCTTCTACACGAACGCCATCGGCGCCCTCGACTACAGCACCCACCTCTACGCCCCCTACACCCTCACCGAGGCCCGTGTCCTCTACGAGCTGGCCCACTCCGCCCGTACCGACGCCGCCGATCTCCGTGCGGAACTCAGCCTGGATGCCGGGTACTTGAGCCGTATCCTCAACAAGTTCGAGCAGGACGGGCTGATCGAGCGGGCGCCCTCCGAGCGGGATCCCCGGCGGCGGCGGGTCACGCTCACCGGGGCCGGGCGGGAGACCGCCGGGCTGTTGAACGAGCGGTCCACGGAGGCCATCTCCTCGCTGCTCGCCGGTGTGCCCGCAGCCGACCGGCCCCGCCTCGCGGAGGCCCTGCACACGGTCCGTTCGCTCCTCTCCGACAGCCGGCCCCCGCGCCGCGAGGACGTCCTGCTGCGCGAGCCCGACCCCGGTGACCTCGGCTGGATCGTGCAGCGCAACGCGGCGCTCTACGCCGCCGAGTACGGCTTCAACACCGACTACGAGGGGCTGGTCGCCCGTATCGTCGCCGACTTCGCGGAGGATCACGACCCGCATCTGGAGCGGGTGTGGATCGCCGAGCTGGACGGGCGGCCGGTCGGGTGCGTGATGTGCGTACGGGACGAGGCGCCCGGGACGGCCCGGCTGCGGCTGCTGCTCGTCGAGCCGGAGGCGCGCAGGCTCGGCATCGGTGACCGGCTCGTCGCCGCCGTCGTCGGGTTCGCGCGCGAGGTCGGCTACCGCGACCTCGTCCTGTGGACCAACGAGGTGCTCGGCGCCGCCCGCCGTATCTACCAGCGGCACGGATTCGTCCTCGCCTCCGAGAAGCCCCACCGCTCCTTCGGCAGGGACCTGGTCGGCCAGGACTGGCGACTTGATCTCCATGCCACGACTGAAAAGTGGAGTGACGGATAG
- the aroA gene encoding 3-phosphoshikimate 1-carboxyvinyltransferase, with protein MAVVEIPGSKSITARALFLAAAADGVTTLVRPLRSDDSEGFAQGLIALGYRVGRTPGAWQIDGRPQGPAATEADVFCRDGATTARFLPTLAAAGHGTYRFDASPQMRRRPLAPLARALRDLGVDLRHEEAEGHHPLTIEATGVEGGNVTLDAGQSSQYLTALLLLGPLTRKGLRIHVTDLVSAPYVDITIAMMREFGAEVRQDGDVFVVPPGGYRATTYAIEPDASTASYFFAAAALTGGEVTVPGLGTGALQGDLGFVDVLRRMGARAEIAEDRTTVTGTGELRGLTVNMRDISDTMPTLAALAPFASGPVRIEDVANTRVKECDRLEACAENLRRLGVRVETGPDWIEIHPGTTPVPGTDIKSYGDHRIVMSFAVTGLRTPGITFDDPGCVRKTFPGFHEAFGELRQVLS; from the coding sequence ATGGCCGTCGTAGAGATTCCCGGTTCCAAGTCCATCACCGCGCGCGCCCTCTTCCTCGCCGCGGCAGCCGACGGGGTCACCACCCTCGTACGCCCCCTGCGCTCGGACGACTCGGAGGGCTTCGCCCAGGGCCTGATCGCTCTCGGCTACCGGGTCGGACGGACCCCCGGCGCCTGGCAGATCGACGGCCGCCCCCAGGGCCCGGCGGCCACCGAGGCCGACGTCTTCTGCCGCGACGGCGCCACGACCGCCCGCTTCCTGCCGACCCTCGCCGCCGCCGGCCACGGCACCTACCGCTTCGACGCCTCCCCCCAGATGCGCCGCCGCCCCCTCGCCCCCCTCGCCCGCGCCCTGCGCGACCTGGGCGTGGACCTGCGGCACGAGGAGGCGGAGGGACACCACCCGCTGACCATCGAGGCGACGGGCGTGGAGGGCGGAAACGTCACCCTCGACGCCGGGCAGTCCTCCCAGTACCTCACCGCGCTGCTCCTTCTGGGCCCCCTGACCCGCAAGGGCCTGCGCATCCACGTGACCGACCTCGTCTCGGCTCCCTACGTGGACATCACCATCGCGATGATGCGGGAGTTCGGGGCGGAGGTACGCCAGGACGGAGATGTCTTCGTGGTCCCGCCCGGCGGCTACCGGGCCACCACCTACGCCATCGAGCCCGACGCCTCCACCGCCAGCTACTTCTTCGCGGCGGCCGCCCTCACCGGCGGCGAGGTGACGGTCCCGGGCCTCGGCACCGGAGCGCTCCAGGGCGACCTGGGCTTCGTCGACGTACTGCGCCGCATGGGCGCCCGGGCGGAGATCGCCGAAGACCGCACGACGGTCACCGGAACCGGCGAACTCCGGGGCCTGACGGTCAACATGCGGGACATCTCCGACACCATGCCGACCCTGGCGGCGCTCGCCCCCTTCGCCTCCGGCCCCGTACGCATCGAGGACGTGGCCAACACGCGCGTGAAGGAGTGCGACCGCTTGGAGGCCTGCGCGGAGAACCTCCGACGGCTGGGGGTACGGGTGGAGACCGGGCCCGACTGGATCGAGATCCACCCCGGTACGACCCCTGTCCCCGGCACGGACATCAAGTCGTACGGCGACCACCGCATCGTCATGTCCTTCGCGGTGACCGGCCTGCGCACACCCGGGATCACCTTCGACGACCCGGGGTGCGTACGCAAGACGTTCCCCGGGTTCCACGAGGCGTTCGGAGAGCTGAGGCAGGTACTCAGCTAG
- a CDS encoding SRPBCC domain-containing protein — MSEDRKDSIERDTLIDASVERVWSLVSAPGFWVADPESVKGTTAVEGESTVARNPEHGDFPVLVVKVEPQSYVAYRWAPATPGEELTESNSTLVEFTLSAEGDKTRLTVVESGFAALAVSEEVRVRTIQDLSHGWPQVLDTAKKRVEESAV, encoded by the coding sequence ATGAGCGAAGACAGGAAAGACAGCATCGAGCGCGACACCCTGATCGACGCCTCGGTCGAGCGCGTCTGGTCACTGGTGTCCGCACCCGGCTTCTGGGTGGCCGACCCGGAGAGCGTCAAGGGCACCACTGCCGTCGAGGGCGAGTCGACAGTCGCCAGGAACCCGGAGCACGGTGACTTCCCGGTGCTCGTGGTGAAGGTCGAGCCGCAGTCGTACGTCGCGTACCGCTGGGCTCCCGCCACCCCCGGCGAGGAGCTGACCGAGAGCAACAGCACCCTCGTGGAGTTCACGTTGTCCGCCGAGGGCGACAAGACCCGCCTCACCGTGGTCGAGAGCGGCTTCGCCGCGCTGGCAGTGTCCGAGGAGGTGCGCGTCAGGACGATCCAGGACCTTTCCCACGGCTGGCCGCAGGTCCTTGACACGGCGAAGAAGCGCGTCGAAGAGTCGGCTGTGTGA
- a CDS encoding ArsR/SmtB family transcription factor, which translates to MSAEPDGTAEEVGGVLAALADPTRRRLLDLLAVRGEATATTLAERLPVSRQAIVKHLAVLDAAGLVVGSRVGREVRYSLRSAGLDATTQWMSALAADWDRRLAAVKRVAEAAEAAERGDRDST; encoded by the coding sequence GTGAGCGCGGAACCCGACGGCACGGCCGAGGAGGTCGGCGGCGTTCTCGCCGCGCTCGCCGACCCCACCCGTCGCCGACTCCTCGACCTCCTCGCCGTGCGGGGTGAGGCCACCGCGACGACTCTCGCCGAGCGGCTCCCCGTCTCCCGGCAGGCCATCGTCAAGCACCTCGCCGTCCTGGACGCCGCCGGACTCGTCGTCGGCAGCCGGGTCGGACGCGAGGTGAGGTACTCGCTGCGGTCCGCCGGCCTGGACGCCACCACGCAGTGGATGTCCGCGCTCGCGGCCGACTGGGACCGCAGGCTGGCGGCCGTCAAGCGCGTCGCCGAGGCAGCCGAGGCAGCCGAGAGAGGGGATCGCGATTCCACGTAG
- a CDS encoding glycoside hydrolase family 3 protein yields MRDPAEQNGISTRPSRRAVLAATAGTGAALALGGEAHPYDIDARLRRIISRMTLEEKVGQLFVMRVYGHSATAPDQADIDANLAEIGVRTAAELIAKYRVGGIIYFSWAHNTRDPHQIADLSNGIQKASLSLSRGLPVLISTDQEHGIVARVGSPATLLPGAMALGANGSRTDALTAGRISGAELRALGIRQDYAPVADVNVNPANPVIGVRSFGADPKAVAGLVAAQVTGYQRSSVAATAKHFPGHGDTAVDSHYGFPVIEHTREQWSSVDAPPFRAAIRAGIDSIMTAHIMVPALDDSGDPATLSHPILTGILRGQLGYDGVVVTDSLGMQGVREKYGDDRVPVLALKAGVDQLLNPPSIDIAWNAVLAAVRQGELTEARLDTSILRVLRLKYRLGLLSRPYVTRAGVDRVVGVRGHLLAADRIAERSTTLLVNERKLLPLSRVTHKRVLVVGADPASPSGTTGPPTSVLADALTELGFTASALPTGTAPSAAVVARAVAAAGEVDAVVVGTYNLSGGSSQRTLVAQLLATGRPVVCVAVRNPYDVAQLPDVQAYLATYSWTDVELRAAARVIAGQVRPRGKLPVPVLRADDPTSMLYPIGHGLSY; encoded by the coding sequence GTGCGCGACCCAGCTGAGCAGAATGGGATCAGTACCCGTCCTTCCAGACGCGCCGTCCTCGCCGCCACCGCCGGCACCGGCGCCGCGCTCGCCCTCGGGGGTGAGGCGCATCCGTACGACATCGACGCGCGGCTGCGCCGGATCATCTCCCGTATGACCCTGGAGGAGAAGGTCGGCCAGCTGTTCGTCATGCGGGTCTACGGGCACTCCGCCACCGCGCCCGACCAGGCCGACATCGACGCCAACCTCGCCGAGATCGGCGTACGCACGGCGGCCGAGCTCATCGCCAAGTACCGGGTCGGCGGGATCATCTACTTCTCCTGGGCGCACAACACCCGGGACCCGCACCAGATCGCCGACCTCAGCAACGGCATCCAGAAAGCCTCCCTCTCCCTCAGCCGTGGTCTGCCGGTGCTCATCTCCACCGACCAGGAGCACGGGATCGTCGCCCGCGTCGGCAGCCCCGCCACCCTCCTCCCCGGGGCCATGGCCCTCGGCGCGAACGGCTCCCGCACGGACGCGCTCACCGCCGGCCGTATCAGCGGCGCCGAGCTGCGCGCCCTCGGTATCCGCCAGGACTACGCGCCGGTGGCCGACGTGAACGTCAACCCCGCCAATCCGGTGATCGGCGTACGGTCGTTCGGCGCCGACCCGAAGGCCGTCGCCGGGCTGGTCGCCGCGCAGGTCACGGGGTACCAGCGGTCCTCCGTCGCCGCCACCGCCAAGCACTTCCCGGGGCACGGGGACACCGCCGTCGACAGCCATTACGGCTTCCCGGTCATCGAGCACACGCGCGAGCAGTGGAGCTCCGTCGACGCGCCGCCCTTCCGGGCCGCGATCCGCGCCGGTATCGACTCGATCATGACCGCGCACATCATGGTCCCGGCCCTCGACGACTCCGGCGACCCCGCCACGCTCTCCCACCCGATCCTCACCGGCATCCTGCGCGGGCAACTCGGTTACGACGGGGTCGTGGTCACCGACTCGCTGGGTATGCAGGGCGTACGGGAGAAGTACGGCGACGACCGTGTTCCGGTGCTCGCCCTGAAGGCCGGGGTCGACCAGCTGCTCAACCCGCCGTCGATCGACATCGCCTGGAACGCCGTCCTGGCGGCAGTGCGGCAGGGGGAGTTGACCGAGGCCCGCCTCGACACGTCCATCCTGCGCGTCCTCCGGCTCAAGTACCGGCTCGGGCTGCTGAGCCGTCCGTACGTCACCCGTGCCGGGGTCGACCGGGTCGTCGGTGTCCGGGGCCATCTCCTGGCCGCCGACCGGATCGCCGAGCGGAGCACCACCCTCCTCGTCAACGAGCGGAAGCTGCTGCCCCTTTCCCGGGTGACCCACAAGCGGGTGCTCGTCGTCGGGGCCGATCCCGCCTCACCGTCGGGTACCACCGGGCCGCCCACCTCCGTGCTGGCCGACGCCCTCACCGAACTGGGCTTCACCGCCTCCGCGTTGCCGACCGGGACCGCCCCCTCGGCCGCCGTCGTCGCCCGGGCCGTCGCCGCCGCCGGGGAGGTGGACGCGGTGGTGGTCGGGACGTACAACCTCAGCGGCGGGAGCAGCCAGCGGACTCTTGTCGCCCAACTCCTCGCCACCGGTCGGCCGGTGGTGTGCGTCGCCGTCCGGAACCCCTACGACGTTGCCCAACTCCCAGACGTACAGGCCTACTTGGCCACCTACTCCTGGACCGATGTCGAACTCCGGGCCGCCGCGCGGGTGATCGCGGGGCAGGTCCGGCCACGCGGAAAGCTGCCGGTGCCGGTGCTGCGCGCGGACGACCCCACGAGCATGCTGTATCCGATCGGTCACGGACTGTCGTACTAG
- a CDS encoding carbohydrate-binding protein: MGDHLRWGGKAGRGKIHAGRQRAGPVKGRHHMAAGFSEWKVNRQYSVNDRAAYLGKQYRCLVTHKSNSACNPKAAVTMWQKYTA, encoded by the coding sequence ATGGGGGATCACCTCCGATGGGGTGGGAAAGCCGGCCGTGGGAAGATTCACGCGGGTCGGCAGCGAGCCGGTCCGGTGAAAGGGCGTCATCACATGGCAGCGGGATTTTCGGAATGGAAAGTCAACCGGCAGTACTCAGTGAATGACCGTGCCGCCTACTTGGGCAAGCAGTATCGCTGCTTGGTGACACACAAATCGAATTCTGCATGCAATCCGAAGGCGGCTGTCACGATGTGGCAAAAGTACACGGCCTAG
- a CDS encoding VOC family protein, whose product MTTLKPGSMLLGTTRPAELRAWYIKALAPEFTGEGAIDLGGFLLVVDGRDDVQAKNNEPGRTIINFHVDDFDAMEAQLNAAGVEWVSVEDRAKGKFGTFADPDGNLLQIIEWKKDA is encoded by the coding sequence ATGACGACACTGAAGCCCGGAAGCATGCTGCTCGGCACGACCCGTCCCGCCGAGCTGCGGGCCTGGTACATCAAGGCGCTGGCGCCGGAGTTCACCGGCGAGGGTGCGATCGACCTGGGCGGCTTCCTGCTGGTCGTCGACGGGCGCGACGACGTCCAGGCGAAGAACAACGAACCGGGTCGCACGATCATCAACTTCCACGTCGACGACTTCGACGCCATGGAGGCCCAGCTGAACGCGGCCGGCGTGGAGTGGGTGTCGGTCGAGGACCGGGCGAAGGGCAAGTTCGGCACGTTCGCCGACCCCGACGGAAACCTCCTCCAGATCATCGAGTGGAAGAAGGACGCCTGA
- a CDS encoding nuclear transport factor 2 family protein, producing the protein MTEHPHAALVRKGYDAFSRGDMDTMRTLLAADATHHVPGSHTLSGDFKGQDAIIDLYRRLVEETDGTVRVAPLTVLVDGRGHAVVVHRFTAERQGRRIDESGGIVFRIIGDKITDLDECVEDIDRSNEFWA; encoded by the coding sequence ATGACTGAGCACCCGCACGCAGCCCTCGTACGCAAGGGCTACGACGCCTTCTCGCGCGGTGACATGGACACCATGCGCACGCTGCTGGCGGCGGACGCCACGCACCACGTCCCCGGTAGCCACACCCTGTCCGGGGACTTCAAAGGACAGGACGCGATCATCGACTTGTACCGGCGGCTCGTCGAGGAGACGGACGGGACCGTGCGGGTCGCGCCGCTGACCGTCCTCGTCGACGGCCGGGGACATGCGGTCGTGGTGCACCGTTTCACCGCCGAGCGCCAGGGCCGGCGGATCGACGAGTCCGGCGGCATCGTGTTCCGGATCATCGGCGACAAGATCACCGACCTCGACGAGTGCGTCGAGGACATCGACCGCAGCAACGAGTTCTGGGCCTGA
- a CDS encoding sugar phosphate isomerase/epimerase family protein — protein MKLAFSTLGVPGLPLTEVLRLATTHGYHGVELRTHPEEPVHLGLGLAERADVAAEFKASGVELLGLAGYVRVAAPGDDEPVLTELRALLDLARDLGSPFVRVFPGGGTDQSPEEADATAARRLGRAAEYAADVGVRILLETHDSHRTGADAIRVLGPVGHRQAGALWDVMHTWLGGEQPTESYLALAPHLGYVQVKDIASTDDTTPVALGAGVLPLAECVEVLTRHSWDGWLCWEYEKRWYEAAAPLEGLLSAGREHLARLLNESA, from the coding sequence ATGAAACTGGCGTTCTCCACCCTCGGCGTGCCCGGTCTCCCCCTCACCGAGGTCCTGCGGCTCGCGACCACCCACGGCTACCACGGCGTCGAACTGCGCACGCACCCCGAAGAACCCGTCCACCTCGGTCTCGGCCTCGCCGAACGAGCCGATGTGGCCGCCGAGTTCAAGGCGTCCGGCGTCGAACTCCTCGGTCTCGCCGGGTACGTGCGTGTCGCGGCCCCCGGCGACGACGAGCCCGTGCTCACCGAACTCCGCGCACTCCTCGACCTGGCCCGCGACCTCGGGTCCCCCTTCGTCCGCGTCTTCCCGGGCGGCGGCACCGACCAGAGCCCCGAGGAGGCCGACGCGACGGCGGCCCGGAGGCTCGGCAGGGCCGCCGAGTACGCCGCCGACGTCGGCGTACGCATCCTGCTGGAGACCCACGACTCGCACCGCACCGGCGCCGACGCGATCCGCGTCCTGGGCCCCGTCGGCCACCGTCAGGCGGGCGCGCTCTGGGACGTCATGCACACCTGGCTCGGCGGCGAGCAGCCGACGGAGAGCTATCTGGCCCTCGCCCCGCACCTCGGATACGTGCAGGTCAAGGACATCGCCTCGACGGACGACACCACCCCGGTCGCACTGGGCGCCGGCGTTCTGCCGCTCGCCGAGTGCGTCGAGGTCCTCACCCGGCACAGCTGGGACGGCTGGCTGTGCTGGGAGTACGAGAAGCGGTGGTACGAGGCCGCCGCACCCCTGGAGGGCCTGCTGAGCGCCGGCCGCGAGCACCTCGCCCGGCTGCTCAACGAGTCGGCCTAG
- the ribD gene encoding bifunctional diaminohydroxyphosphoribosylaminopyrimidine deaminase/5-amino-6-(5-phosphoribosylamino)uracil reductase RibD, translating to MRRAIAISAQGLGSTSPNPPVGCVILDSEQRTVGEGYHVRKGESHAEVNALTAAGKLAEGGTAVVTLEPCNHYGRTPPCREALIAAKVARVLIAVMDPTSRGEGGAALLRRAGVEVEQEFLRGEALLVLGTWKASLNDGRPFITWIYEAGAEGKPNPNSAQGVIFEEVDSLRGSYDLVIGQEGCIEEGVPGGHGNDAFHLPNGALGNDVDEMVKVLNATGARSILLSGAAGQFSRIASAGMIDQVISYLPRTSPSWSPGKNAGRVTAIPDGFRLVEVARTASNVRLTGRRT from the coding sequence ATGCGTCGCGCAATCGCAATTTCGGCTCAGGGATTGGGGTCGACCAGCCCGAACCCGCCTGTTGGCTGTGTCATTCTCGACAGCGAGCAACGAACGGTCGGCGAAGGCTATCACGTACGCAAAGGTGAATCGCACGCGGAAGTCAATGCACTCACAGCCGCCGGGAAACTGGCAGAGGGCGGAACGGCCGTCGTCACACTGGAACCATGTAATCATTATGGCCGCACACCACCATGCCGCGAAGCTTTGATCGCTGCGAAGGTAGCGAGAGTACTCATTGCTGTAATGGACCCAACGTCTCGCGGTGAAGGCGGGGCAGCGCTCCTACGGAGAGCCGGAGTGGAAGTCGAACAGGAATTTCTGAGAGGTGAGGCACTTCTAGTTCTAGGCACTTGGAAAGCCTCCCTGAATGATGGTCGCCCATTCATTACGTGGATCTATGAAGCGGGCGCAGAAGGGAAACCCAACCCTAATTCTGCACAAGGTGTCATATTTGAAGAAGTGGATTCACTCCGGGGGTCGTACGATCTCGTGATCGGCCAAGAAGGTTGTATTGAAGAGGGAGTTCCAGGGGGGCATGGCAACGACGCTTTCCATCTTCCGAATGGAGCGCTGGGTAACGATGTCGATGAAATGGTTAAAGTGCTCAATGCCACAGGAGCGCGGTCGATTTTGCTATCCGGTGCAGCAGGTCAATTTTCTCGAATTGCTTCAGCAGGAATGATTGATCAAGTAATCTCCTACCTGCCACGAACATCACCTTCGTGGTCACCCGGGAAGAATGCTGGCAGGGTTACCGCAATTCCGGATGGATTTCGATTGGTCGAGGTTGCCCGGACGGCATCCAATGTCCGCCTAACGGGACGCAGAACCTAG
- a CDS encoding DUF7848 domain-containing protein has product MTRSVMRFVPHTIRHEPEGGVTFEAFCTTSGCDETSGPQEAQDTAQDWCLRHTGRTGHDLFRRVVTDHARVTRAE; this is encoded by the coding sequence ATGACCCGCAGCGTCATGCGCTTCGTCCCTCACACCATCCGGCACGAGCCGGAAGGCGGAGTCACCTTCGAAGCCTTCTGCACCACGTCCGGCTGTGATGAGACGTCGGGCCCCCAGGAAGCGCAGGACACGGCGCAGGACTGGTGTCTGCGCCACACCGGCCGTACCGGACATGACCTCTTCCGCCGGGTCGTCACCGATCATGCCCGCGTGACCCGGGCCGAGTGA
- a CDS encoding LacI family DNA-binding transcriptional regulator yields MTVTLADVAARAQVSPATVSRVLNGNYPVAATTRERVLRAVDDLDYVLNGPASALAAATSDLVGILVNDIADPFFGIMASAIQSEVSGPGGRAGGERLAVVCNTGGSPERELTYLTLLQRQRAAAVVLTGGAVENPPHLAAVSAKLRRLAEAGTRVVLCGRPPAPDTSAIALTFDNRGGGQELTEHLIGLGHRRLGYIAGPEERTTTRHRLEGHRAALEIHGIDEDPRWTVYGRYDRRSGYEATLELLRRDRSLTAVVAANDSVAIGACAALRESGRRIPDDVSVAGFDDLPFSVDAVPSLTTVRLPLSEAGARAGRIAMGREEPPPGGIATVRGELMVRGSSGVPRG; encoded by the coding sequence ATGACGGTGACCCTGGCGGACGTGGCGGCCCGCGCGCAGGTCTCGCCCGCGACGGTGTCGCGCGTACTGAACGGGAACTATCCCGTGGCCGCGACAACCCGCGAACGGGTGCTGCGTGCCGTGGACGACCTGGACTACGTGCTCAACGGCCCCGCGAGCGCGCTCGCCGCGGCCACCTCCGACCTGGTCGGGATTCTCGTCAACGACATCGCTGACCCCTTCTTCGGGATCATGGCGAGTGCGATCCAGTCGGAGGTCTCGGGCCCGGGCGGGCGCGCGGGGGGCGAACGGCTGGCGGTCGTGTGCAACACGGGCGGCTCTCCCGAGCGCGAGCTGACGTACCTCACCCTGCTACAGAGGCAGCGCGCGGCGGCGGTCGTACTGACCGGCGGCGCGGTGGAGAACCCGCCGCACCTCGCGGCCGTCTCGGCCAAGCTGCGGCGACTCGCGGAGGCGGGCACGAGGGTGGTGCTGTGCGGGCGCCCGCCGGCGCCGGACACCTCGGCGATCGCGCTGACCTTCGACAACCGCGGGGGCGGCCAGGAGCTGACCGAGCACCTGATCGGGCTCGGGCACCGGCGGCTGGGGTACATCGCGGGCCCTGAGGAACGGACGACGACCAGGCACCGGCTGGAGGGACACAGGGCGGCGCTGGAGATCCACGGGATCGACGAGGATCCCCGGTGGACCGTCTACGGGCGGTACGACCGCCGGTCGGGGTACGAGGCCACGCTGGAGCTGCTGCGCCGGGACCGGTCGCTGACGGCCGTGGTCGCGGCGAACGACTCCGTCGCGATCGGTGCGTGCGCGGCGCTGCGGGAGTCGGGGCGGCGGATTCCGGACGACGTGTCCGTCGCCGGGTTCGACGATCTGCCGTTCAGTGTGGACGCGGTGCCTTCGCTGACGACGGTGCGGTTGCCGTTGTCGGAGGCTGGGGCCCGGGCGGGACGGATCGCCATGGGGCGCGAGGAGCCGCCGCCCGGGGGGATCGCGACGGTGCGGGGGGAGCTGATGGTTCGGGGGTCTTCGGGGGTGCCTCGGGGGTAG